Proteins from a genomic interval of Aphelocoma coerulescens isolate FSJ_1873_10779 chromosome 24, UR_Acoe_1.0, whole genome shotgun sequence:
- the PHLDB1 gene encoding pleckstrin homology-like domain family B member 1 yields MLGSAAPQCLGNMGTLPRRVPLGTRTRWQPMSGTIQRLQEGTMEASGRTPTSPIHRVQTVIQNSPLDLIDTGKGLKVQTEKPHLVSLGSGRLSTAITLLPLEEGRTTIGTAATDIVLQGPGLAPQHCYIENVRGTLTLHPCGNACAIDGVPVQRPMHLTQGCTICLGQATFLRFNHPAEAKWIKSMIPAGGRSPAAVYGLPAKSEAQVNGGHQLSERGCHSHSSLVSSIEKDLQDIMDSLVLEESASPGIQKPPACSRSSLSPVVNGGGRCLLSPPPSPGAASGGSSYENFSPLSSPASSGSYTSPSLSSQEQGPAVPPLVPLRSSSYNHTVQPPTLPGGGSSEPWPAERLGDHRGGSPWLTPRVAPRPRVALQERPPSPFREPRDSLTPSRQPTSRAVPEARLQPPESPRVARRNIESMRELPPLSPSLSRRAASPRAAPDTPSPQPRLGREVPGSPRARLKGPEESKGAGGPSPPLLAQNPARRSSFSSCLSPTYGLGSPAVPSPQQSPRTPRKPLGNPRLPAGSRERKNSITEISDNEDELLEYHRRQRQERVREQEMERLERQRLETILNLCAEYTKTDGTEPGDVHRLLAGDTDAGQWVPRGAMALGHAVEELQQREILERSDEENLKEECSSTESTHHEHEKLTGPRAKEAQRLEEERASVLGRLDQLKGRVKELEQQLQETSREAEMERALLQGERESEVVWLRQEQEAVQQLQEKLSSLDASIRKERDKERAKVDAERKELEQLRALYHESKSHLDKCPESMREQLREQMRREAEALETEAKLFEDLEFQQLERESHLEEEHEARGQQLLQSRAECHRSIARRKERVAALDAQAAQIRLQSAQEAERLARERSSILQLLQKEKEKLVSLERRYQLVTGGRSFPRMSSALREETLHTSETYELLEGTKPLSPLPTAAASLASPATYSYPKAQEMEQQLLGGPVCLPALDLEKWYQEVMAGFETSSSSVSPSSSPPPLPAKAHSSHKTLQVYRAKTEGGAGVLTPRMKSGTPSSSQLNLSMLECSPSPKGPPSPAGSLSRNLVATLQDIETKRQLALQQKAELLPAEPLQPGDPPGQQVIEEQKRRLAELKQKAAAEAQSQWEALHGQPPFPTAFPRLVHHSILHHHRPHGAGPRAEELDHAYDTLSLESSDSMETSISLGNNSACSPDNISSASGMETGKIEEMEKMLKEAHEEKSRLMESREREMELRQQALEDERWRREQLERRLQDETVRRQKLVEKEVKLREKHFSQARPLTRYLPIRKEDFNLRLHIESSGHNIDTCYHVILTEKMCKGYLVKMGGKIKSWKKRWFVFDRMKRTLSYYVDKHETKLKGVIYFQAIEEVYYDHLRSAAKSPNPALTFCVKTHDRLYYMVAPSAEAMRIWMDVIVTGAEGYTQFMN; encoded by the exons CCCATGTCCGGTACCATCCAACGTCTCCAAGAAGGCACCATGGAGGCATCTGGCAGGACCCCCACCAGCCCAATCCACAGAGTCCAGACTGTCATCCAG AACAGCCCCCTGGACCTGATCGACACGGGCAAGGGGCTTAAAGTGCAGACAGAGAAGCCGCATTTGGTGAGCCTGGGCAGCGGCCGGCTCAGCACTGCCATCACACTCCTGCCCCTGGAGGAAG GGAGGACCACCATTGGCACGGCTGCGACAGACATCGTCCTGCAGGGCCCCGGGCTGGCGCCCCAGCACTGCTACATCGAGAACGTGCGAGGGACACTTACCCTGCATCCCTGTGGCAACGCCTGTGCCATCGACGGTGTGCCAGTCCAGCGGCCCATGCACCTCACCCAAG GGTGCACCATCTGCCTGGGCCAGGCCACCTTCCTCCGCTTCAACCACCCTGCTGAGGCCAAGTGGATTAAGAGCATGATCCCAGCGGGGGGCAGAAGCCCAGCAGCTGTCTATGGGCTACCAGCAA AATCCGAGGCCCAGGTGAATGGTGGCCACCAGCTGTCAGAACGTGGGTgtcacagccacagctccctTGTCAGCTCCATCGAGAAGGATCTGCAGGACATCATGGACTCGCTGGTGCTGGAGGAGTCGGCATCCCCTGGCATCCAGAAGCCACCTGCCTGCAGCCGatcctccctctcccctgtGGTGAATGGGGGTGGGCGctgcctcctgtcccctccacccagccctggggccgccTCAGGGGGCTCCAGCTATGAGAatttctctcccctctcctcacCGGCCAGCAGCGGCAGCTACACCAGCCCCTCACTCAGCAGCCAAGAGCagggcccagctgtgccccccctCGTCCCACTTCGCTCCTCCAGTTACAACCACACTGTGCAGCCACCCACTCTGCCTGGTGGGGGTTCCAGTGAGCCTTGGCCAGCTGAGAGGCTCGGGGACCACCGTGGGGGCAGCCCTTGGCTAACACCTAGGGTGGCACCGCGGCCACGGGTGGCCCTGCAGGAGCGGCCCCCCAGTCCCTTCCGGGAGCCACGGGACTCTCTGACACCCAGCCGGCAGCCCACCAGCAGGGCAGTCCCAGAGGCCCGGTTGCAGCCACCCGAGAGCCCACGGGTGGCCCGGAGGAACATTGAGAGCATGCGGGAGCTGCCTCCCCTGAGCCCCTCCTTGTCACGCCGGGCTGCCAGCCCCCGGGCGGCCCCTGACACCCcctccccgcagccccggctgGGCAGGGAAGTGCCTGGCAGTCCCCGTGCCAGGCTCAAGGGCCCAGAGGAGTCGAAAGGTGCTGGGGGCCCCTCACCCCCACTGCTGGCACAGAACCCCGCACGCCGTTCCAGTTTCAGTAGTTGCCTGAGCCCAACATACGGGCTGGgctccccagctgtgccctcgccccagcagagcccccgCACCCCCAGGAAGCCTTTGGGGAACCCACGGCTGCCAGCAGGATCACGGGAGCGCAAGAATAGCATCACTGAGATCAGTGACAATGAGGACGAACTGCTGGAGTACCATCGGCGGCAGCGGCAGGAGCGGGTTCGGGAGCAGGAGATGGAGCGCCTG GAGCGGCAGCGCCTGGAGACCATCCTGAACCTCTGTGCTGAGTACACCAAGACAGATGGCACTGAGCCAGGTGATGTGCACAGGCTCCTGGCTGGTGACACAGATGCTGGCCAATGGGTGCCCAGGGGTGCCATGGCTCTGGGCCATGCTGttgaagagctgcagcagagggagatCCTGGAGAGGTCGGATGAGGAGAACCTGAAGGAGGAgtgcagcagcactgagagTACCCACCACGAG CACGAGAAGCTGACAGGCCCCCGGGCCAAGGAGGCGCAGCGGCTGGAGGAGGAGCGCGCCAGTGTCCTCGGACGCCTGGACCAGCTGAAGGGCCGTGtcaaggagctggagcagcagctgcaggagacgTCACGAGAG GCAGAGATGGAGCGGGCACTGCTGCAGGGTGAGCGGGAATCAGAGGTGGTGTGGCTGCGGCAGGAGCAGGAAgcagtgcagcagctgcaggagaagcTCTCCAGCCTGGACGCCAGCATCCGCAAGGAGCGGGACAAG GAAAGGGCAAAGGTTGATGCTGAAAGGAAGGAGCTAGAGCAACTCCGGGCGCTTTACCATGAGTCGAAGAGCCACCTTGATAAGTGCCCCGAGTCAATGCGGGAGCAATTGCGGGAGCAGATGCGAAGG GAGGCAGAGGCACTGGAGACGGAGGCCAAGCTGTTTGAGGATCTGGAGTTCCAGCAGCTGGAGCGGGAGAGCCACCTCGAAGAGGAGCACGAGGCACgaggccagcagctcctgcagagccGAGCTGAGTGCCACCGTAGCATTGCCCGCAGGAAG GAGAGAGTGGCTGCCCTGGATGCCCAGGCTGCCCAGATTCGGCTTCAGAGTGCCCAGGAGGCCGAGCGCCTGGCCAGGGAGCGGAGCagcatcctgcagctcctgcagaag gagaaggagaagcttGTGTCTCTGGAGAGGCGATATCAGCTCGTCACAGGTGGCAGGAGCTTCCCCAGAATGTCCTCGGCTCTCCGAGAG GAGACCCTCCACACCTCAGAAACTTATGAGCTGTTGGAGGGAACTAAGCCCCTGAGCCCCCTGCCAACAGCAGCTGCCTCCTTAGCTTCTCCTGCCACCTACTCCTACCCCAAGGCACAAGAG atGGAGCAGCAGCTGTTGGGAGGCCCTGTGTGTCTCCCGGCTCTTGATTTAGAGAAGTGGTACCAGGAGGTTATGGCTGGCTTTGagacctcctcttcctctgtctctccttcttcttcccctcctccaCTTCCAGCTAAAGCTCACTCCTCTCACAAGACTCTCCAG GTCTACCGTGCAAAAACAGAGGGTGGTGCTGGTGTCCTCACCCCTCGGATGAAGAGTGGGACCCCCTCGTCCTCACAGCTCAACCTCTCCATGCTGGAGTGTAGCCCCTCACCCAAG ggccccccaaGCCCGGCGGGCAGCCTGTCCCGCAACCTGGTGGCCACGCTGCAGGACATCGAGACCAAGCGCcagctggccctgcagcagaAGG ctgagctgctcccagcagagcccttGCAGCCAGGCGATCCACCAG GTCAGCAGGTGATTGAGGAGCAGAAACGGAGGCTTGCAGAGCTGAagcagaaagcagctgctgaggcACAGTCCCAGTGGGAAGCCCTGCATGGGCAGCCCCCCTTCCCCACTGCCTTCCCCCGGCTCGTGCACCACTCCATCCTCCACCACCACCGTCCCCATGGTGCCGGGCCCCGGGCTGAGGAGCTGGACCACGCATATGATACACTCAGCCTGGAGAGCTCAGACAGCATGGAGACTAGCATCTCCCTTGGCAACAACTCTGCGTGCTCCCCTGACAACATCTCCAG TGCCAGCGGGATGGAGACAGGGAAGATTGAGGAGATGGAGAAGATGCTGAAGGAGGCACACGAGGAGAAGTCCCGGTTGATGGAGTCCCGG GAGAGGGAAATGGAGCTGCGTCAACAGGCGCTGGAGGATGAGCGctggcgccgggagcagctcgAACGCCGGCTGCAGGACGAGACTGTGCGCCGGCAGAAGCTGGTGGAGAAGGAGGTCAAACTGCGGGAGAAGCACTTCTCACAG GCTCGTCCCCTGACACGGTACCTCCCCATCCGCAAGGAGGATTTCAACCTGCGGCTGCACATCGAGTCGTCAGGCCACAACATTGACACCTGCTACCACGTCATCCTGACAGAGAAGATGTGCAAGGGCTACCTGGTCAAGATGGGCGGGAAGATCAAATCTTGGAAGAAGCGTTGGTTTGTCTTTGACCGCATGAAGCGCACCCTCTCATACTACGTGG ATAAACATGAGACGAAGCTGAAGGGTGTTATCTACTTTCAAGCCATTGAAGAGGTTTACTATGACCACCTCCGCAGTGCTGCAAAG AGCCCCAACCCTGCGCTCACTTTCTGTGTCAAGACCCACGACCGACTCTACTACATGGTGGCACCCTCAGCCGAGGCCATGCGCATCTGGATGGATGTCATTGTCACTGGGGCAGAGGGCTATACCCAGTTCATGAACTGA